From Streptomyces sp. TLI_235, a single genomic window includes:
- a CDS encoding 16S rRNA (cytidine1402-2'-O)-methyltransferase — translation MTGVLVLAGTPIGDVSDAPPRLLTELADADVIAAEDTRRLRRLTQALGVAPTGRVVSYFEGNEVARTPELVEALRGGARVLLVTDAGMPSVSDPGYRLVDAAVAAGIRVTAVPGPSAVLTALALSGLPVDRFTFEGFLPRKAGDRARQLATVAAEPRTMVFFEAPHRIAETLAAMAEAFGGDRPGAVCRELTKTYEEVRRGPLAELAAWAADGVRGEITVVVAGAPPAAPEAVGPAELARRVAVREEAGERRKEAIAAVAAELGLPKRDVFDAVVAAKNAG, via the coding sequence GTGACAGGTGTACTCGTGCTGGCAGGAACCCCCATCGGCGACGTGAGCGACGCCCCGCCCCGGCTGCTCACCGAGCTCGCCGACGCCGACGTCATCGCGGCGGAGGACACCCGGCGGCTGCGCCGGCTGACCCAGGCGCTCGGCGTCGCCCCGACCGGCCGGGTGGTCTCCTACTTCGAGGGCAACGAGGTGGCCCGCACCCCCGAACTGGTCGAGGCGCTGCGCGGCGGCGCCCGGGTGCTGCTGGTCACCGACGCCGGCATGCCCTCGGTCTCCGACCCCGGCTACCGGCTGGTCGACGCGGCCGTCGCGGCCGGCATCCGGGTCACCGCGGTGCCCGGGCCCTCCGCGGTGCTCACCGCGCTCGCCCTCTCCGGGCTGCCGGTCGACCGCTTCACCTTCGAGGGCTTCCTGCCGCGCAAGGCCGGCGACCGGGCCCGCCAGCTCGCGACCGTCGCCGCCGAACCGCGCACCATGGTCTTCTTCGAGGCCCCGCACCGGATCGCCGAGACCCTCGCCGCGATGGCCGAGGCCTTCGGCGGCGACCGCCCCGGCGCGGTCTGCCGGGAACTCACCAAGACCTACGAGGAGGTCCGCCGCGGCCCGCTCGCCGAGCTGGCCGCCTGGGCCGCCGACGGCGTCCGGGGCGAGATCACCGTCGTGGTGGCCGGCGCCCCGCCGGCCGCGCCGGAGGCCGTCGGGCCCGCCGAGCTCGCCCGCCGGGTGGCCGTCCGGGAGGAGGCCGGCGAGCGCCGCAAGGAGGCCATCGCGGCCGTCGCCGCCGAGCTCGGCCTGCCCAAGCGCGACGTCTTCGACGCCGTGGTGGCCGCGAAGAACGCGGGCTGA
- a CDS encoding dolichyl-phosphate-mannose-protein mannosyltransferase — MWRVSGDTSSEAPGGADHTDQGGVALLSASTAAPGGAPAVPGVPGPRGPEPEPERPFWQRRLERVGYRAAEPVPVAERLVPPMPDGPGVTPAVVPPSPVLLQLGLRLPDGLWSWLCRWSGWIGPVAVAVFGGLLRMWHLGTPKALIFDETYYAKDAYSLWRGGYETSWADDANNLITAGHPTVPYRVDPAYIVHPPVGKWIIGLGEQVFGMDPVGWRFMTAVLGTLSILMIARIGRRLFRSTLLGCVAGLLLAVDGLHFVMSRTALLDLVVMFWFVAAFGFLLLDRDRTRGIVARRLESGAGADWLFLGWRPYRLAAGVSLGLMTATKWSGLYALLAFAVMSVLWDASARRAAGARQWWLWGLFDAVVALPLLFAVTVGVYLVSWTGWFLSSTVPGKGGYGRDWAEHRAGLSPDHVLGLPLPQVDLSWVPAGLRSLWHYHATMYDFHVHLTSPHTYQSNPWSWLLLGRPVSFFYESPKAGQAGCTAAECAREVLGIGTPVLWWAGIAALAYCLYRWALRRDWRAGAVLCGLAAGYLPWFGYQQRTIFFFYAVAFVPFLVLAVTMTIGALIGPAGAGRDRRLVGGAAAGLLVFAVMWNFLYFHPLYTGETIPMDDWRARMWFTSWI, encoded by the coding sequence ATGTGGCGCGTGAGCGGCGACACGTCATCCGAGGCGCCTGGGGGCGCGGACCACACCGACCAGGGCGGCGTGGCGCTGCTGAGCGCGTCCACCGCGGCGCCCGGCGGCGCACCCGCGGTTCCGGGCGTGCCCGGGCCGCGCGGGCCGGAGCCGGAGCCCGAGCGCCCGTTCTGGCAGCGGCGGCTGGAGCGCGTGGGCTACCGCGCGGCGGAGCCGGTGCCGGTGGCGGAGCGGCTGGTGCCGCCGATGCCGGACGGCCCCGGGGTGACCCCGGCGGTGGTGCCGCCCTCGCCGGTGCTGCTGCAGCTGGGGCTGCGCCTGCCGGACGGGCTGTGGTCGTGGCTGTGCCGCTGGTCGGGCTGGATCGGCCCGGTGGCGGTGGCGGTCTTCGGCGGCCTGCTGCGGATGTGGCACCTGGGCACGCCGAAGGCGCTGATCTTCGACGAGACGTACTACGCCAAGGACGCGTACTCGCTCTGGCGGGGCGGCTACGAGACCAGCTGGGCGGACGACGCCAACAACCTGATCACCGCCGGGCACCCGACGGTGCCGTACCGGGTGGACCCGGCGTACATCGTCCATCCGCCGGTCGGGAAGTGGATCATCGGCCTGGGCGAGCAGGTCTTCGGGATGGACCCGGTCGGCTGGCGGTTCATGACGGCGGTGCTGGGCACCCTGTCGATCCTGATGATCGCCCGGATCGGCCGGCGGCTGTTCCGCTCGACGCTGCTGGGCTGTGTCGCGGGGCTGCTGCTGGCGGTCGACGGGCTGCACTTCGTGATGAGCCGTACGGCGCTGCTCGACCTGGTGGTGATGTTCTGGTTCGTGGCCGCGTTCGGCTTCCTGCTGCTGGACCGCGACCGCACCCGGGGCATCGTGGCGCGCCGGCTGGAGAGCGGTGCGGGCGCGGACTGGCTGTTCCTGGGCTGGCGCCCGTACCGGCTGGCGGCGGGCGTGTCGCTGGGCCTGATGACCGCGACGAAGTGGAGCGGCCTGTACGCGCTGCTGGCCTTCGCGGTGATGAGCGTGCTGTGGGACGCCTCGGCCCGCCGGGCGGCGGGCGCCCGGCAGTGGTGGCTGTGGGGCCTGTTCGACGCGGTGGTGGCGCTGCCGCTGCTGTTCGCGGTGACCGTCGGGGTGTACCTGGTCTCCTGGACGGGCTGGTTCCTCAGCAGCACCGTGCCCGGCAAGGGCGGCTACGGCCGGGACTGGGCGGAGCACCGGGCCGGCCTGTCGCCGGACCACGTGCTGGGGCTGCCGCTGCCGCAGGTCGACCTGAGCTGGGTGCCGGCCGGGCTGCGCAGCCTGTGGCACTACCACGCCACCATGTACGACTTCCACGTCCACCTGACGAGCCCGCACACCTACCAGTCGAACCCGTGGAGCTGGCTGCTGCTGGGTCGGCCGGTCTCCTTCTTCTACGAGTCCCCGAAGGCCGGGCAGGCGGGCTGCACCGCCGCCGAGTGCGCCCGCGAGGTGCTGGGCATCGGCACCCCGGTGCTGTGGTGGGCGGGGATCGCGGCGCTGGCGTACTGCCTGTACCGCTGGGCGCTGCGGCGGGACTGGCGGGCCGGGGCGGTGCTCTGCGGGCTGGCCGCGGGCTACCTGCCGTGGTTCGGGTACCAGCAGCGGACGATCTTCTTCTTCTACGCGGTCGCCTTCGTCCCGTTCCTCGTGCTGGCGGTGACCATGACGATCGGCGCGCTGATCGGCCCGGCGGGGGCCGGACGGGACCGCCGGCTGGTCGGCGGCGCGGCGGCGGGTCTGCTCGTTTTCGCGGTCATGTGGAACTTTCTGTACTTCCACCCGCTGTATACGGGAGAGACGATCCCGATGGACGACTGGCGTGCCCGGATGTGGTTCACCAGCTGGATCTGA
- a CDS encoding MecA-like transpeptidase family protein, with amino-acid sequence MHKGVKIGIGTVCVAMLAVGGYGAYNIASALTGDDKPKGPRTVVAGSPTEQQAAEAAKAFLAAWSKGDLEAAGAETDRPDTADAALVAFRTKLKPSAITLTAGGPTAAPAGAPSPQSANAAKAVMLSFSAKVEFAGSAKAWTYDGVLPMVKMSDGKAAVQWSSTVVHPHLGVGRTIDVKPVFAQAAQVTDRKGRSLAAFPSLTGLLDVFKQGTSGDPADAGSGVVISDDSGKAKPEQLFVITEPKPVPSLRLTLDAQLQQAAEEAVKEQSKGGAHKASLVAIEPSTGNVLAFANAPTGGQNRAFAGGTAPGSTMKVLTGAALLEAGVTPQTPIACPSNTTAGGQPVANDFPEAHPEYTFRQDFAQSCNTAFINAGNDRLKADSLPKIAKEVFGLGLVWHTGLPAFDTDIPVPSNINGALPEFIGQGKIRTNSLAMASVSATVQNGTFHQPVLVPGKSDIAKASRNLDPKVLSDLRSLMRAVVTEGTARTPMAGISDVYAKTGTAEVDGKETNAWFTAYRGNLAVAAEVEGGGHGAQAAAPAAAKLLRIGNG; translated from the coding sequence GTGCACAAGGGCGTGAAGATCGGCATCGGCACCGTCTGTGTCGCGATGCTGGCCGTCGGGGGGTACGGGGCGTACAACATCGCCTCGGCGCTGACCGGCGACGACAAGCCGAAGGGGCCGCGGACGGTCGTGGCCGGCTCGCCGACCGAGCAGCAGGCCGCAGAGGCCGCCAAGGCCTTCCTGGCGGCCTGGTCCAAGGGCGACCTGGAGGCGGCCGGTGCCGAGACCGACCGGCCGGACACCGCCGACGCCGCACTCGTGGCCTTCCGGACCAAGCTGAAACCGAGCGCGATCACGCTGACCGCGGGCGGCCCGACCGCCGCCCCGGCGGGCGCGCCCTCGCCGCAGTCGGCCAACGCGGCCAAGGCGGTCATGCTGTCCTTCTCCGCCAAGGTCGAGTTCGCGGGCTCCGCCAAGGCCTGGACGTACGACGGCGTGCTGCCGATGGTGAAGATGAGCGACGGCAAGGCCGCCGTGCAGTGGAGCTCCACGGTGGTGCACCCGCACCTCGGCGTGGGCAGGACGATCGACGTGAAGCCGGTCTTCGCGCAGGCCGCGCAGGTCACCGACCGCAAGGGCCGTTCGCTCGCCGCCTTCCCCTCGCTGACCGGGCTGCTGGACGTCTTCAAGCAGGGCACCTCCGGCGACCCGGCGGACGCCGGCAGCGGCGTGGTGATCTCGGACGACTCGGGGAAGGCCAAGCCCGAGCAGCTCTTCGTGATCACCGAGCCCAAGCCGGTGCCCTCACTGCGGCTCACCCTGGACGCCCAGCTGCAGCAGGCCGCCGAGGAGGCGGTGAAGGAGCAGTCCAAGGGCGGCGCGCACAAGGCCTCGCTGGTCGCGATCGAGCCGAGCACCGGCAACGTCCTGGCCTTCGCGAACGCCCCGACGGGCGGCCAGAACCGGGCCTTCGCCGGCGGCACCGCGCCCGGCTCCACGATGAAGGTGCTCACCGGTGCGGCCCTGCTGGAGGCCGGGGTCACCCCGCAGACCCCGATCGCCTGCCCGTCCAACACCACGGCCGGCGGCCAGCCGGTGGCGAACGACTTCCCCGAGGCCCACCCGGAGTACACCTTCCGGCAGGACTTCGCGCAGTCCTGCAACACCGCCTTCATCAACGCGGGCAACGACAGGCTGAAGGCCGACAGTCTGCCCAAGATCGCCAAGGAGGTCTTCGGTCTGGGGCTGGTCTGGCACACCGGCCTGCCGGCCTTCGACACCGACATCCCGGTGCCGTCCAACATCAACGGCGCGCTTCCCGAGTTCATCGGCCAGGGCAAGATCCGCACCAACTCGCTGGCGATGGCCTCCGTCTCGGCCACCGTCCAGAACGGCACCTTCCACCAGCCCGTACTGGTGCCGGGCAAGAGCGACATCGCCAAGGCCTCCCGGAACCTCGACCCGAAGGTGCTGTCCGACCTGCGCTCGCTGATGCGGGCGGTGGTGACGGAGGGCACCGCCCGCACGCCGATGGCCGGGATCAGCGACGTCTACGCCAAGACCGGCACAGCCGAGGTCGACGGCAAGGAGACCAACGCCTGGTTCACCGCCTACCGCGGCAACCTCGCGGTGGCCGCCGAGGTCGAGGGCGGCGGCCACGGCGCGCAGGCGGCCGCGCCGGCCGCCGCGAAGCTGCTGCGGATCGGCAACGGCTGA
- a CDS encoding cell division protein FtsI/penicillin-binding protein 2, with protein MITRGDSAARPGISTTGRRAGTFCLLLIVALAAQATRVQIFQADAYDHNKANQRLTIERYDQPRGNILVAGEPVTGSTPTGGRYDYRRTYTDGTAWAAVTGYASQVYGTTQLEGIYDDLLSGADDRLSGWAVWDAVARRQNPGGDVHTTIDPAAQQAALRGLGRQQGAVVAIEPATGRILALASTPSYDPGSFAGSSAADREAWTRLRADTDQPMLNRALRQIYPPGSTFKVVTAAAALASGEVRDVHAPTGAPYPYVMQGTTTELVNDSRACDEAGLSLDEAMVNSCNSTMGWLGTQVGLQRMASTAEAFGFNDAALDVPVRAARSNFDTRMNTSQVALSSIGQYDTAATPLVMATVAAGIANNGTVMRPQLVDKLTRSDGTVVQLMHPQLYRQAVSASVAAKVQQLMVDVVEEGTGSRARIPGAVVGGKTGTAQHGTGNGGTPFAWFIAWARPADSGGVPPVAVAVVVADSEATDVTGGALAAPIARSVLQAVLNGD; from the coding sequence GTGATCACCCGCGGCGACTCCGCCGCCCGCCCCGGCATCTCCACCACCGGCCGTCGGGCCGGCACCTTCTGCCTGCTGCTGATCGTCGCCCTCGCCGCCCAGGCCACCCGGGTGCAGATCTTCCAGGCCGACGCCTACGACCACAACAAGGCCAACCAGCGGCTCACCATCGAGCGCTACGACCAGCCGCGCGGCAACATCCTGGTGGCCGGCGAGCCCGTCACCGGCTCCACCCCCACCGGCGGCCGCTACGACTACCGGCGCACCTACACCGACGGCACCGCCTGGGCGGCCGTCACCGGCTACGCCTCCCAGGTCTACGGCACCACCCAGCTGGAGGGCATCTACGACGACCTGCTCTCCGGTGCCGACGACCGCCTCTCAGGCTGGGCCGTGTGGGACGCCGTCGCCCGCCGGCAGAACCCCGGCGGCGACGTCCACACCACCATCGACCCGGCCGCCCAGCAGGCCGCGCTGCGCGGCCTAGGCCGCCAGCAGGGCGCCGTCGTCGCGATCGAACCCGCCACCGGCCGCATCCTCGCCCTCGCCAGCACCCCCTCCTACGACCCGGGCAGCTTCGCCGGCTCCTCGGCCGCCGACCGCGAGGCCTGGACCCGGCTGCGTGCCGACACCGACCAGCCGATGCTCAACCGGGCACTGCGCCAGATCTACCCGCCGGGCTCCACCTTCAAGGTGGTCACCGCGGCCGCCGCACTCGCCTCCGGCGAGGTCAGGGACGTCCACGCCCCGACCGGCGCCCCCTACCCCTACGTCATGCAGGGCACCACGACCGAACTCGTCAACGACAGCCGGGCCTGCGACGAGGCCGGCCTCTCGCTGGACGAAGCGATGGTGAACTCGTGCAACAGCACCATGGGCTGGCTCGGCACCCAGGTCGGGCTGCAGCGGATGGCGTCCACCGCCGAGGCCTTCGGCTTCAACGACGCCGCACTGGACGTCCCCGTCCGCGCCGCCCGCTCCAACTTCGACACCCGGATGAACACCTCCCAGGTCGCGCTCTCCTCCATCGGCCAGTACGACACCGCCGCCACCCCGCTGGTCATGGCGACGGTCGCCGCCGGGATCGCCAACAACGGCACGGTCATGCGTCCACAGCTTGTGGACAAACTGACGCGCAGCGACGGCACCGTCGTCCAGCTGATGCACCCGCAGCTCTACCGGCAGGCGGTGAGCGCCTCCGTCGCCGCGAAGGTCCAGCAGCTCATGGTCGACGTGGTCGAGGAGGGCACCGGCAGCAGGGCGCGGATCCCCGGCGCCGTCGTCGGCGGCAAGACCGGCACCGCCCAGCACGGCACCGGCAACGGAGGCACCCCCTTCGCCTGGTTCATCGCCTGGGCCCGCCCGGCGGACTCCGGCGGCGTGCCCCCGGTCGCGGTGGCCGTGGTGGTCGCCGACAGCGAGGCCACCGACGTCACCGGCGGCGCCCTGGCCGCGCCCATCGCCCGTTCGGTCCTGCAGGCCGTGCTGAACGGCGACTGA
- a CDS encoding cell division protein FtsW (lipid II flippase), with protein sequence MATPTTPAAAPPTAATAPPTRRTTELLLVVGAVLIAVFGYIEVGANIDGRPPPDAASYGAALGALALVAHGAVRWRARYADPLLLPIAVLLNGIGLVVIYRLDRATPGSAAAPTQLLWSAIGVALFLAAVVVLRDHRVLQRYAYICALAALVLLVLPVFFPPVYGSRIWVTVGAFSIQPGEFAKILLAVFFAAYLAAHRDALALTGRRIWRFQLPRGRVLGPVLVVWAAFVGVLVLETDLGTSLLFFGLFVIMLYVATARSGWIAIGLFLAAVGAAGVGWLSPHVHSRVTDWLDPLGSIAAGQGPNQIAQSLFAFAWGGLLGAGLGLGHSILIGFAAKSDFILATVGEELGLTGLTAVLLLYALLVSRGFATGLALRDPFGRLLAIGLAAIVGLQVFVVAGGVLALIPLTGMTLPFVAQGGSSVVTNWIIVALLVRMSDTARRPRPEARP encoded by the coding sequence GTGGCCACACCCACCACCCCGGCGGCCGCACCTCCCACCGCCGCCACCGCGCCCCCGACCCGCCGCACCACCGAACTGCTGCTGGTCGTCGGCGCCGTGCTGATCGCGGTGTTCGGCTACATCGAGGTCGGCGCCAACATCGACGGCCGGCCGCCGCCCGACGCCGCCTCCTACGGGGCGGCGCTCGGCGCGCTCGCCCTGGTCGCGCACGGCGCGGTGCGCTGGCGGGCCCGGTACGCGGACCCGCTGCTGCTGCCGATCGCGGTGCTGCTGAACGGCATCGGACTGGTCGTCATCTACCGCCTGGACCGGGCCACCCCGGGCTCCGCCGCCGCCCCGACCCAGCTGCTCTGGTCGGCGATCGGGGTGGCGCTCTTCCTCGCCGCCGTCGTGGTGCTGCGCGACCACCGGGTGCTCCAGCGGTACGCCTACATCTGCGCGCTGGCCGCGCTGGTGCTCCTGGTGCTGCCGGTGTTCTTCCCGCCGGTCTACGGCTCCCGGATCTGGGTCACCGTCGGCGCCTTCTCCATCCAGCCCGGCGAGTTCGCCAAGATCCTGCTCGCGGTGTTCTTCGCCGCCTACCTCGCCGCGCACCGGGACGCGCTCGCCCTGACCGGCCGCCGGATCTGGCGCTTCCAGCTGCCCCGCGGCCGGGTGCTCGGCCCGGTGCTGGTGGTCTGGGCTGCCTTCGTCGGCGTCCTCGTGCTGGAGACCGACCTCGGCACCTCGCTGCTGTTCTTCGGCCTGTTCGTGATCATGCTGTACGTGGCCACCGCCCGCAGCGGCTGGATCGCCATCGGCCTCTTCCTGGCCGCGGTCGGCGCGGCCGGCGTCGGCTGGCTCTCCCCGCACGTGCACAGCCGGGTCACCGACTGGCTGGACCCGCTCGGCTCGATCGCCGCCGGACAGGGCCCCAACCAGATCGCCCAGTCGCTGTTCGCCTTCGCCTGGGGCGGCCTGCTCGGCGCCGGCCTCGGCCTCGGCCACTCCATCCTGATCGGCTTCGCCGCCAAGTCCGACTTCATCCTCGCCACCGTCGGCGAGGAACTCGGCCTGACCGGGCTGACCGCCGTCCTGCTGCTCTACGCCCTGCTGGTCTCCCGCGGCTTCGCCACCGGCCTCGCCCTGCGCGACCCGTTCGGCCGGCTGCTGGCGATCGGCCTGGCCGCCATCGTCGGCCTGCAGGTCTTCGTGGTGGCCGGCGGCGTCCTCGCGCTCATCCCGCTCACCGGCATGACGCTGCCCTTCGTCGCCCAGGGCGGATCCTCCGTCGTCACCAACTGGATCATCGTCGCCCTGCTGGTGCGGATGAGCGACACCGCCCGCCGCCCACGCCCGGAGGCCCGCCCGTGA
- a CDS encoding putative membrane protein, with product MSNLFAIAYPDVATAQQVRDTAIGLQKQKLIDLEDIVVVERRPDGKVKLHQAVSTTGIGAASGALWGGVIGLLFFMPFLGAAIGGATGAAVGAATDTGVDDNFMRQVGQKMEPGSAALFLLVRSATADKVVPALAQYGGEILQTSLSADQEEHLVEALKAAKAHSDA from the coding sequence GTGAGCAACCTCTTTGCGATCGCCTACCCCGACGTGGCCACCGCCCAGCAGGTCCGCGACACCGCCATCGGTCTGCAGAAGCAGAAGCTGATCGACCTGGAGGACATCGTCGTCGTCGAGCGCCGCCCGGACGGCAAGGTCAAGCTGCACCAGGCCGTCAGCACCACCGGCATCGGCGCCGCCTCCGGCGCCCTGTGGGGCGGCGTCATCGGCCTGCTCTTCTTCATGCCCTTCCTCGGCGCGGCGATCGGCGGCGCGACCGGCGCGGCCGTCGGCGCCGCCACCGACACCGGCGTCGACGACAACTTCATGCGCCAGGTCGGCCAGAAGATGGAGCCCGGCTCCGCAGCCCTCTTCCTGCTGGTCCGCTCCGCCACCGCCGACAAGGTCGTGCCCGCGCTCGCCCAGTACGGCGGCGAGATCCTGCAGACCTCGCTCAGCGCGGACCAGGAGGAACACCTCGTCGAGGCCCTCAAGGCGGCGAAGGCGCACAGCGACGCGTGA